The Alphaproteobacteria bacterium US3C007 genomic interval ACAAAACGGTCACCCACCTGGTGAACGGGCGGCGCAATCGGTAATTAAATTTCTAGCGGCCCAATAATTTTATTGATTTAAAATTTTATTGAATCCGGCTGTAAACCCGCTGAGCGATAAGTTTAAATTTAAGGCTTTGTTCGGCGCATCCATATGGCGGATCGTAATAACAGATTGGTCGCCCGCTTTCATCAATGCGATATCGTCTTCGGTTAAACCGATGCGTGCGATGCATCCGATTTCTGTACAGAATGAATAGGGGTAGCTTTTGGTTATTTCGGCATCAAAGCCAATCGTCATGCGTGCTGTTAAAAGCGTTTTAAGCGGCACGATAATCGTAGCGCCGGCAATTGCGGCTTGGCCTTGTGGAAGCGGAAAGACCATAATCTCGCTTAAGGGATTACCTTCATTATTGACTAATAATTGAAACAATTCGCAGGGATCTTGTCCGTTCTCGCTGCGTATGCAGCGCATGCTCCAATCGCCTATGCGCTCAGCAATATAGGGTTGGCCGATATTTGGAACTTCAATATTCAAACCAAGTGACAATGAGTCTGCCGCATTCTGCTCAGATTGTTGAGCATTCACGAACGACGCCATACAAAGAGTTATGGCACTTAGAGCGCTGCGGATCGAAAAGCGAAAATTCATATTTTGTTTCCAATGTTTACTAGGCCATTGTTCGACCCGTTTCTGACCCTCTTATATGTTCATGAGAGGCGTATGACGCAAGCTTTATTCTAAATTTAAGTATCATGCTGCGAGATAAACAGCATCGTAACGCCGGTTATTGAAAAGTTTTCGATTGACGTGCTCGCAAACAGGAGCTTGATGTGCACCGATCCGTTACGTCAAAAAGGTTTTGAATTTTGCGCTATTTTAGGCGCAGCTGACTGTCGACTATACGAAATTTTTTACTTGTCATGCGCCCTGAGTTTCAATTCCACCTCGTCGTTTTAAAGTCTTTAGCAGCGTTTACGCTGTTCAAAGCGTGGCAGCATCGCAGAAAAATCTTTTCCAAGGCCATCTTCATCTTCCACGAAGGTTTGATATAGCTGCGTTGCCGCTTGCCCGAGCGGCGTGTCAGCGGCCACGGTTTGCGCGGCTTGTTGGCTGAGACGCAGATCCTTTAGCATCAATTCTGCTGAAAACCCGGGCCGATAGCCATTATCTGCGGGAGAATTCGGCCCAATACCTGGCGCAGGGCAATAGGCATTCATCGACCAGCTATATCCTGAGGAGGTGCTGACCACATCAAACATTGATTGACGGTCTAGGCCCAATTTATCGGCAAGCGCGAAGGCTTCGCAGGTGACAATCATGGTTGCGCCAAGGATCATATTATTGCAGATTTTAGCCGCTTGCCCATTGCCGCTTTCACCACAGTGAACAGATTTTTGACCCATAATGTCAAATAGTGGTTTTGCGGTAAGAAACGCCTTTTCAGGCCCGCCGACCATGAAGGTAAGCGTACCTGCTGACGCGCCGCCGATACCGCCAGAGACTGGTGCATCCAAGGTCGCGACATTGGCGGCATTGGCCATTTCGCTTATTTCGCGTGCGCTTTGAACAT includes:
- a CDS encoding invasion associated locus B family protein encodes the protein MNFRFSIRSALSAITLCMASFVNAQQSEQNAADSLSLGLNIEVPNIGQPYIAERIGDWSMRCIRSENGQDPCELFQLLVNNEGNPLSEIMVFPLPQGQAAIAGATIIVPLKTLLTARMTIGFDAEITKSYPYSFCTEIGCIARIGLTEDDIALMKAGDQSVITIRHMDAPNKALNLNLSLSGFTAGFNKILNQ
- the mmsB gene encoding 3-hydroxyisobutyrate dehydrogenase codes for the protein MQIGFIGLGNMGRPMAENLVRAGHMVRGFDTMTVHAEGVEIMDSAAATAADADIVITMLPNGAILKSVAAQIIPDMRAESIFLDCSTVDVQSAREISEMANAANVATLDAPVSGGIGGASAGTLTFMVGGPEKAFLTAKPLFDIMGQKSVHCGESGNGQAAKICNNMILGATMIVTCEAFALADKLGLDRQSMFDVVSTSSGYSWSMNAYCPAPGIGPNSPADNGYRPGFSAELMLKDLRLSQQAAQTVAADTPLGQAATQLYQTFVEDEDGLGKDFSAMLPRFEQRKRC